Proteins encoded by one window of Zerene cesonia ecotype Mississippi chromosome 8, Zerene_cesonia_1.1, whole genome shotgun sequence:
- the LOC119828685 gene encoding uncharacterized protein LOC119828685: MVVSPHLARQQPVIMEFPAIALCSYNVISRKALKSYARTLNLRDRNKTFTLEAIESNLLAYGGLVSCTSTKFNLKFIKFLDTVDQETNVTNVLLKLSPGCGEMLVYCEWKGKSIPCRHLFAARMTPNGFCCVMNSRYTPEDSLRAPMYLHSYNYGTGIVAIVKDDVDDFMFLRRPGTDTEVVIFGGVQYPIRDSSGVQSFSSPKNYLLTVKLKTRQQVVASDVNIDENLSGCARRGASPQCLAACRRAAAEALCSCAPPALLPAPAQKVCTPEYLKCIVKHREMLGQYFPGSSLAHGATEEMADSVDCRHCRPPCAHVSRSAALTRQRVQPSNKYFADKFIVYQQPLDDNSWYGLNELLGNDLLQHISLVPPLSAAHRAQDAGQCL; encoded by the exons ATGGTAGTGAGCCCGCACCTGGCGCGGCAGCAACCGGTAATAATGGAGTTCCCCGCCATAGCCCTGTGCAGCTATAATGTCATCAGTCGGAAAGCGCTTAAGAGCTATGCTAGAACTTT AAATCTGCGAGACAGAAACAAAACATTCACTCTAGAGGCCATAGAGAGCAACCTGCTGGCGTACGGCGGGCTCGTGAGCTGCACCAGCACCAAGTTTAACTTGAAATTCATCAAATTCCTTGACACTGTTGATCAGGAGACTAACGTTACTAATGTTTTGCTAAAG TTATCACCGGGATGTGGAGAGATGCTGGTGTACTGCGAGTGGAAGGGGAAGAGCATCCCGTGCCGGCACCTGTTCGCCGCGCGCATGACTCCAAACGGCTTCTGCTGTGTCATGAACTCCAGATACAC acCAGAAGATTCATTAAGAGCTCCAATGTATTTACATTCATACAATTATGGCACTGGCATTGTAGCGATCGTGAAAGATGATGTTGACGACTTCATGTTTCTTCGTCGTCCTGGCACCGACACCGAA GTGGTTATTTTTGGTGGCGTTCAATATCCGATTCGGGACAGTAGCGGCGTGCAGTCGTTCTCATCTCCAAAAAACTATTTGCTCACCGTCAAACTGAAAACTCGACAGCAGGTCGTGGCCAGCGATGTCAATATTGAcgaaaatttg AGCGGGTGCGCGCGGCGGGGCGCCTCGCCGCAGTGCCTGGCGGCGTGCCGGCGCGCCGCGGCCGAGGCGCTGTGCTCgtgcgcgccgcccgcgctgCTGCCCGCGCCCGCGCAGAAGGTCTGCACGCCGGAGTACTTGAAGTGCATCGTTAAGCACCGAG AGATGCTCGGGCAGTACTTCCCGGGCAGCTCCCTGGCACACGGCGCCACGGAGGAGATGGCGGACTCGGTGGACTGCCGTCACTGCCGCCCGCCCTGCGCGCACGTCTCGCGCTCCGCCGCGCTCACGAGGCAGAGGGTCCAACCATCCAATAAATACTTTGCAGACAAGTTTAT TGTATATCAGCAGCCATTGGATGACAATAGTTGGTATGGGCTTAATGAACTTTTGGGAAATGATTTACTTCAGCACATTTCGTTGGTACCACCACTATCAGCGGCGCACAGAGCACAAGACGCGGGCCAATGCCTTTAA